The Nitrosomonas sp. sh817 genome includes a window with the following:
- a CDS encoding DnaJ C-terminal domain-containing protein: protein MEFKDYYQTLGVPRDASADDIKKAFRRLARKYHPDVSKEVDAEHKMKEVNEAYTVLSDPEKHAAYDQLQQRGFQAGSDFQPPPGWDANFEFSSHGFGAGQTEDFSDFFAELFSRGMGADARHAHRRSRGEDHHAKIMLDLEDSYHGATRSLALRMPKLDNQGRPVLTEHTLNVRIPKGVHAGQVIRLAGQGGSGHAGEPAGDLFLEVQFKPHNRYRIEGKDIHVTLPVTPWEAALGATVKVPVPDGLVEVRVPENSQSGRKLRLKGRGIPAAAPGDLYLLLEVVLPPATSEKAREFYQNMARELAFDPRQHLGV, encoded by the coding sequence TTGGAATTCAAAGATTACTATCAAACACTCGGCGTTCCGCGCGACGCCTCGGCGGATGACATCAAGAAAGCGTTCCGCCGCCTGGCGCGCAAATATCATCCTGATGTTTCGAAGGAAGTTGACGCCGAGCACAAAATGAAAGAAGTCAACGAAGCCTACACAGTGCTGTCCGATCCTGAGAAGCATGCGGCTTATGATCAATTGCAGCAGCGCGGTTTTCAGGCTGGCAGCGATTTCCAGCCGCCGCCCGGGTGGGACGCAAATTTCGAATTCAGCAGCCACGGTTTCGGCGCCGGCCAAACAGAGGATTTCAGTGATTTCTTCGCGGAGCTTTTCAGCCGGGGCATGGGCGCGGATGCGCGCCATGCGCATCGCCGTTCGCGCGGCGAGGATCATCACGCAAAAATCATGCTTGATCTGGAAGATAGCTATCACGGCGCGACCCGCAGCCTCGCCTTGCGCATGCCGAAACTCGATAACCAAGGACGGCCGGTACTCACCGAGCATACCTTGAATGTCCGCATCCCGAAAGGCGTGCATGCCGGGCAAGTGATCCGGCTCGCCGGTCAAGGCGGTTCCGGACATGCCGGTGAACCCGCCGGCGATTTGTTCCTGGAAGTTCAATTCAAGCCGCATAACCGCTACCGCATCGAAGGCAAGGATATTCATGTCACATTGCCGGTTACGCCTTGGGAAGCGGCATTGGGTGCAACCGTCAAAGTGCCGGTGCCAGACGGACTGGTCGAAGTGCGTGTCCCGGAAAACTCGCAAAGCGGCCGCAAACTCCGCTTAAAAGGCCGCGGTATACCCGCTGCCGCACCCGGAGATCTTTATCTGCTGCTGGAAGTGGTATTACCGCCCGCCACTTCGGAAAAAGCACGCGAATTTTACCAAAACATGGCGCGGGAACTTGCGTTTGATCCGCGCCAGCACCTGGGAGTTTAA
- a CDS encoding chaperone modulator CbpM, which yields MSREIDAILLEEAMLNLDELARSCRVSREWIIEHIQWGLLPDSGRLQADPDSWIFDSRSLIRVKRIIAIERDFDSNPELAGLVADLIEEIELLRARLKTSGLDGY from the coding sequence ATGTCACGCGAGATTGATGCCATATTACTGGAAGAAGCCATGCTCAATCTGGATGAACTCGCCCGCAGCTGCCGCGTAAGCCGGGAATGGATCATCGAGCATATTCAATGGGGCTTGTTGCCGGATAGCGGACGGCTTCAAGCCGATCCGGATTCGTGGATTTTCGACAGCCGCAGTCTGATACGGGTCAAACGCATCATCGCGATCGAACGCGATTTCGACAGCAATCCGGAATTGGCCGGGCTGGTCGCCGATTTAATCGAGGAAATCGAATTGTTGCGCGCGCGCTTGAAAACTTCGGGATTGGACGGATATTAA
- the trxC gene encoding thioredoxin TrxC: MPLHIVCPHCHATNRVPDDRLGASPNCGACHQPLFTAQPVELTEIFFNKHIANNDISVLVDFWAPWCGPCRMMAPAFVQAAAALEPAVRLAKVNTEEQQGLAARYHIRSIPTLVLFKEGREIARQSGAMSERDIVRWAQTNRQ; the protein is encoded by the coding sequence ATGCCTTTACATATTGTCTGTCCGCACTGCCATGCCACCAATCGCGTCCCTGATGACCGCTTAGGCGCTTCACCCAACTGCGGCGCTTGTCATCAACCCCTTTTCACGGCTCAGCCGGTGGAATTGACGGAAATTTTTTTCAATAAGCATATTGCCAACAACGATATCTCGGTGCTGGTCGATTTCTGGGCGCCTTGGTGCGGTCCGTGCCGCATGATGGCACCCGCGTTCGTCCAAGCGGCCGCCGCCTTGGAACCCGCCGTGCGGTTAGCGAAAGTCAATACCGAAGAACAGCAAGGTTTGGCCGCCCGTTATCACATCCGCAGCATTCCAACGCTGGTATTATTTAAGGAAGGCCGGGAAATTGCCCGGCAATCGGGCGCCATGAGCGAGCGCGATATCGTGCGCTGGGCGCAAACCAATCGCCAATAA
- a CDS encoding S1C family serine protease has protein sequence MPTNGNLPRLILFTLAGVLLVLFLHSFLYHYFPDILQPGYFSADEKREGAEPRAIQARGNLAEDEKSTIELFENSRDSVVFITTRQRVMDAWTRNIFSVPSGTGSGFIWDDLGHIITNLHVIKGASEATVRLADGRDYKASLVGASPAHDIAVLRIGIGFQRPAPVPIGSSHDLKVGQKVFAIGNPFGLDWTLTTGIVSALDRSLPGGDGRTIDNLIQTDAAINPGNSGGPLLDSAGRLIGINTAIYSPSGASAGIGFAVPVDTVNRVVPQIISRGKYIRPAMGITVDSKLNNRLTQFLKVSGVVILNVSQGSAADEAGLRGATLTPEGNIIANDIIIAVDGKPVDSVEKLLARVDSYKVGATITLTILRKGEPFEIPVTLQPGE, from the coding sequence ATGCCCACTAACGGCAATCTTCCCCGTCTGATACTGTTCACGCTGGCAGGCGTATTGCTGGTGTTATTTCTTCATAGTTTCCTGTATCACTATTTCCCGGACATATTGCAACCGGGTTATTTTTCCGCGGATGAGAAACGCGAAGGCGCCGAACCGCGAGCTATTCAAGCACGCGGCAATCTCGCGGAAGATGAAAAAAGTACCATCGAACTGTTTGAAAACTCGCGCGATTCAGTAGTGTTCATCACCACCCGTCAACGAGTGATGGATGCCTGGACACGCAATATTTTCTCGGTCCCGAGCGGCACCGGTTCCGGATTTATCTGGGACGATCTTGGCCATATCATTACCAACTTGCACGTCATTAAAGGCGCCAGCGAAGCGACCGTGCGGCTGGCGGATGGACGGGACTACAAGGCTTCGCTGGTCGGCGCCAGCCCGGCGCATGACATTGCCGTATTGCGGATCGGCATTGGCTTCCAGCGACCTGCGCCGGTGCCGATCGGCAGCAGCCACGATCTGAAAGTCGGGCAGAAAGTCTTCGCTATCGGTAATCCGTTCGGCTTGGACTGGACGCTGACCACCGGCATCGTTTCCGCATTGGATCGATCGCTGCCAGGCGGCGACGGACGCACCATCGACAATCTGATCCAAACCGACGCGGCAATCAATCCGGGTAATTCCGGCGGGCCGCTGCTCGATTCCGCTGGCCGCTTGATCGGCATCAACACCGCGATTTACAGCCCAAGCGGCGCCAGCGCCGGTATCGGTTTTGCCGTTCCGGTCGACACCGTCAACCGCGTGGTGCCGCAAATCATCAGCCGCGGCAAATACATCCGCCCGGCGATGGGCATCACCGTCGACAGCAAATTGAACAACCGCCTGACGCAATTTCTGAAAGTCAGCGGCGTTGTGATCCTCAACGTCAGCCAAGGCTCAGCCGCCGATGAAGCCGGATTGCGCGGCGCAACGCTGACCCCGGAAGGCAACATCATCGCCAACGACATCATCATCGCCGTCGACGGCAAACCGGTCGATTCCGTGGAAAAACTGCTCGCCCGCGTGGACTCGTACAAAGTCGGCGCCACCATCACACTGACGATATTGCGCAAAGGCGAACCGTTTGAAATACCGGTGACACTGCAACCGGGAGAATGA
- a CDS encoding PP2C family serine/threonine-protein phosphatase: MTNFQFTAFSQRGRGKSRNEDAVLLDNQVYQGSIREGGMADTARPRYFAIADGVAIGTLPRVASRRLLEILRDHLASASATELLPPLLHRVQQDYVALSANPRFHGMASTLVGVRLLGSAVTIFNVGDSRAYLLADGRADLLSRDHSLLNDLMDDGEITVEQTKDAASILQGLTCQFIADAECADFRVNSATHELQPGERILLCSDGLNEALDDAQIAALFANESETDLAEIFKAARRAGGSDDFSVIVLAGEN; this comes from the coding sequence ATGACAAATTTCCAATTCACCGCCTTCAGTCAACGTGGCCGAGGAAAATCACGGAACGAGGATGCTGTTTTGCTGGATAACCAGGTGTATCAAGGCAGTATTCGCGAAGGCGGGATGGCGGATACCGCGCGGCCTCGCTATTTTGCCATTGCCGACGGGGTTGCCATCGGGACGTTGCCGCGTGTGGCCAGTCGGCGTTTGCTGGAAATTTTGAGAGATCATCTTGCATCGGCGTCTGCGACGGAGTTATTGCCGCCGTTGCTGCATCGAGTGCAGCAAGACTACGTGGCGTTGAGCGCTAATCCCCGATTCCACGGCATGGCTTCAACGTTGGTGGGAGTGCGCTTGCTAGGAAGTGCGGTGACCATTTTTAATGTCGGCGATTCGCGGGCTTATCTTTTGGCGGATGGCCGGGCAGATCTGCTGAGCCGCGATCATAGTTTGTTGAACGATCTGATGGATGACGGTGAAATCACCGTGGAACAAACCAAAGATGCTGCGAGTATTCTGCAAGGTCTTACTTGCCAGTTCATCGCGGATGCCGAATGTGCCGATTTCAGGGTAAATAGCGCCACGCATGAATTGCAACCCGGCGAACGTATTTTGCTGTGCAGTGACGGATTGAACGAAGCCTTGGACGATGCGCAGATTGCTGCGCTCTTTGCCAATGAGTCTGAGACGGATCTTGCTGAAATATTCAAAGCTGCGCGCCGCGCGGGCGGCAGCGATGATTTCTCAGTCATTGTATTGGCGGGTGAAAACTAG
- a CDS encoding DUF262 domain-containing HNH endonuclease family protein — protein sequence MEASTTIQKMISGNIIIVPDYQRAYSWETPREDSERKTHTDVFLSDLDEYHGSNSKLPYYFGHFLFEEKGDKFYIIDGQQRLTTIVIFLSVLFSKLDKLRQRSEKENEYFEDMVKRNSTIRFTTVDYDNQIFIDYVINRNKKDKVGLETESAKRIVNAFDYFSEQLETKNEKYLIDMLEIIRMASCTTHKVKNEAESIQMFIFQNNRGKNPSDLEIIKAQFMYSIHLKGGEEKESLISEIKNRFAKIYKCISTIDSQIDEDDVLIYTLRVYYNSLMESGAQKRINKELSSENPLIFIKEFSHALEISFNYLNKFFSKQNRDSHYAIHSLCALGGIANALPFIIKAYSFGVDQHTIEKLCASLEILILRDRLIGTRADIATRINEVFKKFTKDDVSIESIIKRVNEMKFTTDPWLAYWSNAELERALQGGLYHLVAKYLLWKYENYLRDAAESGYGFMKYDEIKELELEHIAPTTEPAKKPHGYDTYDEEFKTIYLNCLGNYLLASKPHNSSMSNDPFSLKHPRYSILAQQREVQKLVPENGTWNRDAIQKRKEKIVQFAMDNF from the coding sequence ATGGAAGCATCTACCACCATTCAAAAGATGATCTCAGGAAATATAATTATTGTCCCAGATTATCAACGTGCATACTCTTGGGAAACACCAAGAGAAGATAGCGAACGTAAAACACATACAGATGTATTTCTTTCCGATTTGGATGAATATCATGGAAGTAATTCAAAGCTACCCTATTATTTCGGACATTTCTTGTTCGAGGAAAAGGGCGATAAGTTTTATATAATTGATGGGCAGCAGAGGTTGACTACTATTGTCATATTTCTTTCGGTACTTTTTTCGAAATTGGATAAATTAAGGCAAAGATCAGAGAAAGAAAATGAGTATTTCGAGGATATGGTGAAGCGGAATAGCACTATTCGTTTTACCACTGTAGATTACGATAACCAGATTTTTATAGATTACGTTATAAATCGAAATAAAAAGGACAAAGTTGGTCTTGAAACTGAGTCTGCAAAAAGAATTGTTAATGCTTTTGATTATTTTTCAGAACAGTTAGAAACTAAAAATGAAAAGTATTTGATAGATATGCTTGAAATTATCCGGATGGCATCTTGCACCACTCACAAAGTTAAAAATGAAGCAGAATCAATACAGATGTTTATTTTTCAAAATAATAGAGGAAAAAATCCATCAGATTTAGAAATTATTAAAGCCCAGTTCATGTATAGCATTCATTTAAAAGGTGGGGAAGAAAAAGAATCTCTCATAAGCGAGATAAAGAATCGTTTTGCAAAGATTTACAAATGCATCTCAACCATAGATTCCCAAATTGATGAGGATGATGTGCTTATCTATACACTTCGTGTCTACTACAACTCGTTGATGGAATCTGGTGCGCAAAAGAGAATTAATAAAGAGCTATCCAGTGAAAATCCTCTAATTTTTATTAAAGAATTTTCCCATGCACTGGAGATCAGTTTTAATTATCTTAATAAATTCTTCAGTAAACAAAACAGAGATAGTCACTATGCGATCCACTCACTGTGTGCGCTAGGTGGAATTGCCAATGCATTACCTTTTATTATAAAGGCATATAGTTTCGGGGTGGATCAGCACACAATAGAAAAACTTTGTGCATCATTAGAAATTTTAATCTTACGGGATCGATTAATTGGTACTCGTGCGGATATCGCAACACGTATTAATGAAGTATTTAAGAAATTTACTAAGGATGATGTCTCTATAGAATCAATTATCAAACGTGTAAATGAAATGAAATTTACAACTGATCCATGGCTTGCATATTGGAGTAATGCAGAACTTGAACGGGCATTACAAGGCGGCCTATATCATCTCGTTGCAAAATATCTGCTTTGGAAATATGAGAATTATCTGAGAGATGCAGCGGAATCTGGTTATGGGTTTATGAAATATGATGAAATTAAAGAATTAGAATTGGAGCATATTGCTCCAACTACGGAGCCAGCAAAGAAACCCCATGGCTATGATACATATGATGAGGAATTTAAAACTATATATCTAAATTGCTTGGGAAATTATTTGTTAGCCTCGAAACCGCATAATAGTTCCATGAGCAATGATCCTTTTTCATTAAAGCACCCTAGATATTCAATACTTGCACAGCAAAGAGAGGTACAGAAATTAGTTCCAGAGAATGGAACATGGAACAGAGATGCAATTCAAAAGAGAAAAGAAAAGATTGTTCAGTTTGCGATGGATAATTTTTAA
- a CDS encoding DUF2779 domain-containing protein, whose protein sequence is MHTFSKSKLLALRQCPKKFWLEVHRPDLLEYSTETDARLQIGRQVGEIARRIYDRDGNGVLIDVQAAGFDHAFERTPELLRTCQPIFEAGFSAGGALTFIDILLPEQKGDELAWHMIEVKSSTSVKDYHYDDLAVQAFAVKAAGISLASISLAHIDSSWTFPGSADYRGLLKENNLTAEIMGRTEEVEEWILQAQNLAAQSIEPAVATGNQCFSPFECSFYDYCSRNEPKPEYPVAWLPRFSSAKAEKLAAQGIDDLRNVPDEWLNGKQLRVKTHTLTGAVFFDAAGAASDLAAHPLPACFLDFETIQFAVPVWKGTRPYQQIPFQFSLHRLDASGQLEHIEFLDLSGNDPSESFAQSLIAACGEQGPVFVYNAGFETARIRELAERFPALSRPLLAINDRIVDLLPVARERYYHPSQQGSWSIKKVLPAVVPELRYDTLDGVQDGGMAMDAFLEGIHPDTPPERKNQIEQQLLAYCKLDTYAMVRLWRVFSGHSDLNL, encoded by the coding sequence TTGCACACATTTTCCAAATCCAAACTTCTGGCGTTGCGGCAATGTCCGAAAAAGTTTTGGCTCGAAGTTCATCGCCCTGATTTATTGGAGTATTCCACTGAAACGGACGCTCGCTTACAGATAGGGCGTCAAGTCGGCGAGATTGCCCGGCGTATCTATGATCGCGACGGAAATGGCGTGCTGATTGACGTGCAAGCCGCTGGGTTCGATCATGCTTTTGAACGTACCCCGGAGTTGCTGCGCACCTGCCAGCCAATTTTTGAAGCCGGATTCTCAGCCGGTGGCGCGTTAACGTTTATCGATATTCTGTTGCCGGAACAGAAAGGCGATGAGCTGGCATGGCACATGATCGAGGTCAAGTCTTCCACCAGCGTGAAGGACTATCACTACGACGATCTGGCGGTGCAGGCTTTCGCGGTAAAAGCCGCGGGCATATCGCTGGCCTCCATTTCGCTCGCGCATATCGACAGTTCATGGACTTTTCCGGGAAGCGCTGATTACCGGGGATTGTTGAAAGAAAACAATCTTACGGCAGAAATCATGGGCCGGACTGAAGAAGTCGAAGAATGGATTTTGCAGGCGCAAAACCTTGCTGCTCAATCAATTGAGCCTGCGGTAGCAACGGGCAACCAATGTTTTTCACCGTTTGAATGCAGTTTCTACGATTATTGCAGCCGCAATGAACCCAAACCGGAGTATCCGGTTGCTTGGCTTCCGCGCTTTTCTTCGGCCAAAGCTGAAAAGCTGGCGGCGCAAGGCATTGACGATCTGAGGAATGTTCCCGATGAATGGCTGAACGGGAAGCAGCTCAGGGTGAAAACGCATACCTTGACCGGTGCGGTGTTTTTTGATGCCGCCGGTGCCGCATCCGATCTCGCCGCCCATCCGCTTCCGGCGTGTTTTCTCGATTTTGAAACCATTCAGTTTGCCGTACCGGTATGGAAAGGAACCCGTCCTTATCAACAAATACCCTTTCAATTCAGCTTGCATCGCCTTGATGCATCGGGCCAGCTAGAGCATATTGAATTCCTGGATCTGTCAGGTAACGATCCATCGGAATCTTTCGCGCAATCGCTGATTGCTGCTTGTGGCGAGCAAGGACCGGTATTTGTGTACAACGCCGGATTCGAGACGGCGCGCATTCGTGAATTGGCAGAGCGTTTCCCTGCTTTAAGCCGGCCGCTGCTGGCAATCAACGATCGAATCGTCGATCTGCTGCCGGTTGCGCGCGAACGCTACTACCACCCGAGCCAGCAAGGCAGCTGGAGCATCAAAAAAGTGCTGCCCGCCGTAGTGCCTGAATTACGGTACGATACCTTGGATGGCGTGCAGGATGGCGGCATGGCGATGGATGCTTTTCTGGAAGGCATCCATCCGGATACCCCGCCGGAACGCAAAAACCAAATCGAACAGCAGCTTCTGGCTTATTGCAAGCTCGATACCTACGCCATGGTGCGTTTGTGGCGGGTATTTTCCGGGCACAGTGACTTGAACCTCTGA
- a CDS encoding adenylyltransferase/cytidyltransferase family protein, with translation MSVDGLLLKARDLIAAGKLNDADAILEPLKSEQPLSQDVARLWCSVAMRTNRAVEALAYAAKIYAHVDGDFYKAHWAHVLGTANFVLLDLPAAQTHFCRSLNHLMALTKSGKVPPQKREARSRRPDSNIFLSGEAESLLWSTCAQLAKQNIPVFPYAGTLLGLTRSGRLLEFDKDLDIAVWMESWEACCAELESAGWVRSSMRIDYANYRDYIHPELGITLDVCGLRRSGNQQITGGFELPDYPPEYQRISVFPSFELIQRETAFGPCWYPRQPEIILNAFYGDWRTPNPHWDTVISAVNLKDFSLLVRCYAYHRLAQNWLLGDLSKAWCYAHQIALKDPDDTIALRGRQWLERALNRLNRPIPAWPGNQKPKRVYTRMVADLFHEGHINFLKAARALGTHLTVCVVSDERVVENKGKSPVMKQAERAAVVAACQYVDAVMTETPASVTPEYMQQHGFDIYTFACASERERQEKRKLCASLPAEMIQELPYTTGISTSDLVMRILDGVGSKEAGLTHRS, from the coding sequence ATGAGTGTGGATGGATTGCTGTTAAAAGCGCGGGATTTAATTGCTGCGGGGAAATTAAACGACGCGGATGCCATTCTGGAGCCCTTGAAAAGCGAGCAGCCGCTGTCACAGGATGTCGCCAGGTTGTGGTGCTCGGTGGCGATGCGGACGAATCGCGCGGTCGAAGCGCTTGCGTACGCCGCTAAAATTTATGCGCATGTCGATGGCGATTTTTATAAAGCGCATTGGGCGCATGTGCTTGGAACAGCGAATTTCGTGTTGCTGGATTTGCCCGCCGCGCAAACCCATTTCTGCCGTTCGCTGAATCATTTGATGGCGCTGACGAAATCCGGCAAAGTGCCGCCACAGAAAAGAGAAGCCAGATCACGGCGGCCGGATAGTAATATTTTTCTTTCCGGAGAAGCCGAATCATTGCTGTGGTCAACCTGCGCGCAACTGGCCAAACAAAACATACCCGTCTTTCCTTACGCCGGCACGTTGTTAGGATTGACGCGCAGCGGGCGGTTACTGGAATTCGATAAGGATCTGGATATCGCAGTGTGGATGGAATCCTGGGAAGCTTGCTGCGCGGAGCTGGAAAGCGCGGGATGGGTGCGCTCGTCAATGCGCATCGACTATGCCAATTACCGTGACTATATTCATCCGGAATTGGGCATCACGCTGGATGTCTGCGGTTTGCGGAGAAGCGGCAATCAGCAGATTACCGGCGGTTTTGAGTTGCCGGATTATCCGCCTGAATATCAGAGAATATCGGTTTTTCCATCGTTCGAATTGATCCAGCGTGAAACAGCATTTGGCCCTTGCTGGTATCCCCGGCAACCCGAGATCATTCTGAATGCTTTTTATGGCGATTGGCGCACGCCGAATCCGCATTGGGATACCGTGATTTCTGCGGTAAACCTGAAGGATTTTTCTTTATTGGTAAGATGTTATGCCTATCACCGGCTGGCGCAAAACTGGTTGTTAGGCGATTTATCAAAAGCCTGGTGCTACGCGCACCAGATTGCGCTGAAAGATCCCGACGACACCATCGCATTGCGCGGCAGGCAATGGCTGGAACGCGCGCTCAACCGGTTAAATCGGCCAATTCCCGCTTGGCCCGGAAATCAAAAACCAAAGCGCGTATACACCCGCATGGTGGCGGATCTGTTTCACGAAGGCCATATCAACTTTCTTAAAGCGGCTCGCGCATTGGGGACGCATCTGACAGTCTGCGTGGTATCCGATGAACGCGTCGTGGAAAACAAAGGCAAATCCCCGGTCATGAAGCAAGCCGAGCGCGCTGCCGTCGTTGCCGCTTGCCAATACGTCGATGCCGTGATGACCGAAACTCCGGCCAGCGTCACCCCGGAATACATGCAGCAACACGGTTTTGATATTTATACTTTCGCCTGCGCTTCCGAGCGGGAGCGCCAGGAAAAACGCAAACTCTGCGCATCGCTACCGGCCGAGATGATTCAGGAATTGCCTTATACGACCGGTATATCCACGTCCGATCTGGTGATGCGGATTTTGGATGGTGTCGGGAGTAAGGAAGCTGGTTTAACGCATCGCTCTTGA
- a CDS encoding calcium-binding protein, which yields MAVSTTPRPNLGSGAIKFIDGIAFEGIGSAGFGDNDLLIIGDEADNILTGGTGHDEIRGEGGNDVIRGGDGNGILSGGDGDDDLDGQAGTEKLFGEAGNDILRAGGSSNDYDRMNGGAGNDTFGFYGAGQFEISDFTIGQDRLFFDSQTLGIDSVPELLSFITNIKPPSGTNGHVVEFLGGVATIELIIIGGDLNSITADMIVFNL from the coding sequence ATGGCAGTCAGTACAACACCTCGTCCGAATTTAGGTTCCGGCGCCATCAAGTTTATTGATGGCATTGCTTTCGAAGGAATTGGCTCCGCAGGATTCGGCGACAACGACTTACTCATTATCGGCGACGAAGCCGACAACATTCTCACCGGCGGCACCGGTCATGACGAAATCCGCGGCGAAGGCGGCAACGACGTTATCCGGGGCGGAGATGGCAACGGTATTTTGAGCGGCGGAGACGGCGACGATGATCTCGACGGTCAAGCCGGTACCGAAAAACTCTTTGGCGAAGCAGGAAACGATATACTGCGCGCCGGCGGCTCTTCGAACGATTATGACCGGATGAACGGCGGTGCCGGCAACGACACTTTCGGCTTTTATGGCGCCGGGCAATTTGAGATTTCCGATTTTACGATCGGCCAGGACCGGTTATTTTTTGACTCACAGACACTTGGAATCGACTCGGTGCCGGAATTGCTTTCATTTATTACGAACATCAAGCCTCCCAGCGGCACCAATGGCCATGTGGTTGAATTTTTAGGAGGTGTTGCCACTATCGAGTTGATCATCATCGGCGGAGATCTTAATTCGATCACTGCCGATATGATCGTTTTTAATCTGTAG
- a CDS encoding multicopper oxidase domain-containing protein, translating to MWQKKIYCTAFAIIWLGGFINAAYAAREYWIAADEVQWDYAPTFPMNPMTGKEFTAEQRVFVEQGIGRRYQKSLYREYTEGFRALKPRLAEEQHLGILGPVIRAAVGDKIIVHFKNNTRYPASIHPHGVSYTMAHEGAPHSRAAGNEHKPDGVVAPGGEYTYAWDVPERAGPGPNDPSSIAWIYHSHVDETADTNAGLIGAIIITKKGFEDADRAPVDVDREFISLFTVFDENASLHLQSNLAACTGLCDPDDEEFQESNLMHGINGLVYGNNHGYSMRKGERVRWYILGMGTEVDLHSPHWHGATLLHNGNRLDVTEVLPAATKTLDMQPDVRGRWMYHCHVNDHINAGMMTNFIVY from the coding sequence ATGTGGCAGAAGAAGATTTACTGCACGGCTTTCGCGATCATTTGGCTTGGCGGGTTCATTAATGCCGCTTACGCCGCCCGGGAATATTGGATTGCCGCCGATGAAGTTCAATGGGATTACGCCCCGACATTTCCGATGAATCCGATGACCGGCAAGGAATTTACCGCGGAACAACGCGTATTTGTAGAGCAGGGAATAGGACGGCGTTACCAGAAATCGCTTTATCGCGAATATACCGAAGGATTCCGCGCGCTGAAACCGCGCTTAGCCGAAGAGCAACATCTCGGTATTCTTGGGCCGGTGATTCGTGCAGCAGTGGGCGATAAAATTATCGTCCACTTTAAGAACAATACCCGTTATCCCGCCAGCATCCATCCGCATGGAGTGTCCTACACCATGGCGCATGAAGGCGCGCCGCATTCGCGAGCGGCCGGCAACGAGCATAAACCGGATGGCGTCGTCGCGCCGGGCGGAGAATATACCTATGCCTGGGATGTGCCCGAGCGTGCCGGACCAGGCCCGAACGATCCTTCGTCGATTGCCTGGATTTACCACAGCCATGTCGATGAAACTGCCGATACCAATGCCGGCTTGATCGGCGCGATTATCATCACCAAAAAAGGATTCGAAGATGCGGACCGTGCGCCGGTCGATGTCGATCGTGAATTCATTTCCCTGTTTACCGTGTTCGATGAAAACGCCAGCTTACATTTGCAAAGCAATCTGGCGGCTTGCACCGGTCTGTGCGATCCCGATGATGAAGAATTTCAGGAAAGCAATTTGATGCATGGTATCAACGGCTTGGTTTACGGCAATAATCATGGCTACTCCATGCGCAAAGGCGAACGCGTGCGCTGGTACATTCTGGGCATGGGCACGGAAGTCGATTTGCATTCCCCGCATTGGCACGGCGCCACGCTGCTGCATAACGGCAATCGGCTGGATGTGACCGAAGTGCTGCCCGCCGCCACTAAAACGCTCGATATGCAGCCCGACGTCCGTGGCCGCTGGATGTATCACTGTCATGTCAATGATCACATCAACGCCGGCATGATGACGAATTTCATCGTTTATTGA